The genome window TGTCTAAAACGCTGTAAGCCAAGTTTAATTTCTCTTTTACTTGAGCTGCGTCTCCTTTTGGCAAAGCTTCTTCAAAAGAACGTAGCGCTGTTTTCACTCGTGATTTTAGATCGCGATTCTGAAGTCTTCTTTTATTATTCTGCAGGTCGCGCTTTAAAGGCGTTGGGCGTTTAACTTTCTTAGTTTTTTTATCGGCAGATTGGTTAGCCATCTTTCCTCTACTTGAAATTTAACATTAATAAGAGGATTATAGATGTATTTACAAATTATAATCAATGAAAACAAAAGTCATAGAAAAGCAAAATTTATTAGAAACACTGGCTATCCTTGCTCCGGATAGTACTAAAACGACTCTTCGTTCTTGGATAAAGCAAGGTAGAGTGTCAATTAATGGAAAAGTCTGCCTCAGGGCAGACCAGGAAGTTTTACCCAAACAAGAGGTTTCGGTCGCAGCAAAACAATGGGTTTTAGGAGGAAAAATAAAAATCCTCTACCAAGATACTCATATCATAGTGATCGATAAACCTACTGGTGTTTTAAGTGTGTCTAGCAACTTCGAAAAGAAAGAAACTGCTCATGGCTACTTAAAAGAGCATTTTTCGCCTTCAAGAGTTCACGTCGTGCATCGTTTGGATCAAGATACATCAGGCGTTATGCTCTTTGCTTTCAGCGAAAAGGCTAAAGAGAACTTAAAAAAAATGTTTGAAAAACACGAGTTAGAGAGATCTTACATCGCGCTTGTGGAAGAGGAAATTACGTCGGAAAAGGGCACTTGGCAATCCTACCTTTTTGAAGATGGCAATTATGTAGTGCGCACTACACAAAATCCAGAGAAGGGAAAATTAGCCGTCACGCACTATGAAGTTTTAAATGTTAAAAAAAATGTCTCAAGTTTAAGATTAACATTAGAAACTGGGCGTAAAAATCAGATTCGCGTGCATTGTAAAGAAGCCGGTCATCCCGTTGTAGGGGATAAAAAATATGGTGCTCAGACAAACCTATTGAGAAGGGTCTGTCTTCATGCGCATTACCTTTCTTTCAAGCATCCTATAACAAATAAGGTGATGACTTTTACCTCTCCAGTCCCTAAAGAATTTAATAAGTATCTGTAATTCAATTTTGCGACCCTTTCTTATGCAAAATTCAGGTGGGAGAGCATGAATCGTTCTGCGCGTTTACTCATAGCCTTGCTGATCATCATCACATGTATCGTCCTGGCTTTCGTCGGAAAAGCGGTTTACGGAGTACACCGCTTTAATCGCCTAAAGGAAAGTGCTCCATTGGAGTCGATTTCATGGACAGTCAAGCCGGAGTCTGATGAACGCTACCGGCTCTTCGCAATTTACCACTTCAAGGTAGATGATCAGCAGTACCAAGGGACCACGCTCCTTTCAGGAGCTCCTTTTCGCAATGCTTGGGCCGCAGAGCAAGCTAAGAAAGAACTAGCCCCACAATATAGAACAGTTTGGTATGATCCTGCCGACCCTCACTTTTCCAGTATAGAGAAAAACTTTCCGACAAAAAATGTGGCTTATGCCGCTATTTTATTCGCGCTATTAAATTATTTTGTATGGGGCGGCTATTTTTACACTAAGTATTGGCTTAAATCACATGGTTTAGAAGATTATGATCGTACTAAAAAATAGATCTTCCGATGGGCAATTGCTAGAAGCCTCCTTTCTCCCTGAACAGGGCATGAATATGGTGAGCTATAAAAAGGGGAATATCGAAGTGATCGACCAAAGTACGCGCGATCTTTTCGAAGAAAGGTTTTCAGGGCTTGGGCCATTAAT of Chlamydiales bacterium STE3 contains these proteins:
- a CDS encoding hypothetical protein (Product derived from UniProtKB/Trembl:Q6MEZ5); this encodes MNRSARLLIALLIIITCIVLAFVGKAVYGVHRFNRLKESAPLESISWTVKPESDERYRLFAIYHFKVDDQQYQGTTLLSGAPFRNAWAAEQAKKELAPQYRTVWYDPADPHFSSIEKNFPTKNVAYAAILFALLNYFVWGGYFYTKYWLKSHGLEDYDRTKK
- a CDS encoding 30S ribosomal protein S20 (Product derived from UniProtKB/Swiss-Prot:Q6MEZ3;Gene name derived from UniProtKB/Swiss-Prot:Q6MEZ3), whose amino-acid sequence is MANQSADKKTKKVKRPTPLKRDLQNNKRRLQNRDLKSRVKTALRSFEEALPKGDAAQVKEKLNLAYSVLDKAVKKGIYKLNKASRTKSRLTAKIK
- a CDS encoding putative RNA pseudouridine synthase YhcT (Product derived from UniProtKB/Swiss-Prot:P54604;Gene name derived from UniProtKB/Swiss-Prot:P54604;EC number derived from UniProtKB/Swiss-Prot:P54604), translated to MKTKVIEKQNLLETLAILAPDSTKTTLRSWIKQGRVSINGKVCLRADQEVLPKQEVSVAAKQWVLGGKIKILYQDTHIIVIDKPTGVLSVSSNFEKKETAHGYLKEHFSPSRVHVVHRLDQDTSGVMLFAFSEKAKENLKKMFEKHELERSYIALVEEEITSEKGTWQSYLFEDGNYVVRTTQNPEKGKLAVTHYEVLNVKKNVSSLRLTLETGRKNQIRVHCKEAGHPVVGDKKYGAQTNLLRRVCLHAHYLSFKHPITNKVMTFTSPVPKEFNKYL